One genomic window of Nicotiana sylvestris chromosome 10, ASM39365v2, whole genome shotgun sequence includes the following:
- the LOC138879157 gene encoding uncharacterized mitochondrial protein AtMg00860-like, whose amino-acid sequence MVEFGVIMGMDWLASFHANVDCRSKIVRFQFPREPVLEWKETEHADHLRTVLRVLQEGKFYAKKFKCEIWLNSVAFLGHVISGEGIRVDTQKIESVRTWPRPTPPTEVCSFLGLAGYYRRFLEGFSSLSAPLTKLNQKGAKFQWTDACERNFQALKERLTSTPVLMLPEGTDGYIIYYDASGIGLGCLLM is encoded by the exons atggtagaatttggtgttataatgggtatggattggttggcttcttttCATGctaacgttgattgtagatcaaagatagtccgatttcaatttccaagggagcctgttttggagtggaaag AGACTGAACATGCAGATCATTTGCGTACTGTGcttagagttctacaagaagggaagttttATGCAAAAAAATTTAAATGTGAgatctggttgaactctgtagcctTCCTTGGGCAtgtcatttcgggtgaaggcatccgggtagatacacaaaagattgagtcAGTAaggacttggcctagacccacaccACCGACGGAGGTttgtagctttctcggtttggcaggttattaccggaGATTtctggaaggattttcttccctttcggcacctttaacaaagttgaatcagaagggagcaaagtttcaatggactgatgcttgcgaacggaatttccaggcattaaaggaaaGATTAACGTCAACACCGGTTCTAATgcttccagaagggaccgatggttacatTATCTATTATGACGCTTCAGGCATTGGGTTGGGTTGTTTGCTGATGTAG